A segment of the Fibrobacter succinogenes subsp. succinogenes S85 genome:
ACCGCAAGGAAAAACTCGAAAACGGCAAGTCCGCTCTCCAGACTGTTCAGGATGAATACGGCATCGAAGCCCATTCCATCGTGAACATCAACGACATCATCGCTTTCCTCGAAAACGAAGAAAACCGCAAGGCCATTAACGCTCCCGAAGGAATCCTTGAACGCGTTTACGCCTACCGTGAAAAGTGGGGCGCCGTCTAAGGTTCCCGCAATAAACGAGAGCAAATGACGTTTAAGAAATCCGTTCTTTCCATTGGATTTGCAATCTGCATGCTCACCGGGTGTGCAGATTCTTATCATTGGACAACTAGCCACCCTTCGTACCATAAGGCTCCTTATGGCGGTATTGCGGTGACGGGTATCGAGAACGCATTTGTCATCACGCGCTCCAACTGGTTTGCCAAGCGCCTCGAAATAGGCACAGACAGCATCCAGATCAAGGGAACGCTCCACTGCCGTAACACTTTCGAAACAGAAATGCGCAAGGCGTACGGGAACCTCATTGTCCTTCCCGATTCCGCCAACACCAAGTTCCCCGAAGAAAGCCTAAAGCTTGACGAACGCATATTCATCAAGGGGCATATTCCGGAACAGGGCATTACACTCAAGGATTCGGCAGGAAACGTTCCTCCCGTAGTCCTCATCCTGCACGAATTCATCATCGGCACGGACCTGAAGCGCGAAAACTTCTTTGACTACGCGCTCATCCATAACGAGAGCGGTAGCATCCGCAAGCCGGACAACGTCAGCGCCATTTTCTCGTACACGCTCTGGGATAATCTCAAGCAGCGTCCGCTTTTTAGCGCCGTTGACGAAATCCAGCAGCCCATCACGACGTACAAGCTTTCGAACTTGACAAATCTCATCCAGCTCGCCGTCCAGAAAATCCGCAAGAATCTATACGAAGGAGTCATCAAATGAAAAAACTCCTCGCGATTATAATGTTTCTTGTGGCATGGGCTAGCGCAGCCGATGTTTACTTTGATTCGCGCTTTACGCTCTGGAAAGATGCGACCATCTTGATTTGGACTCTTAATGGAGAATCCCCCATCAGCGCCAATGAATTTTGCCTTTCGCTCCGCCGTTTCAACACAGGCATCGGCGAGCCCAAATGCCGCGAACTCGGTGAATGGGAACGCGACACCATCGCCACTCGCTATGGTACTTGGCTTTCAAACAATCTTGAAAAGGGATTGCCATCCAGTTATTTGCGAGCAAGGCATCCCGGCATGGCAGCAAAGATCCAGGCACTCGAAGACAACATCGTCCTCTTCCTTGCGCCTCAGGGGAAGTTCATTCAAGTAGCCGTCTTTGACGAAACAACTCAAGAACCTAAAGCAGCGGGCATCGTAAAGGCAAACACCGACAAAGTCGCCCTCAGCGACGAAATTGCCTCTGCATTCTTCGACAAGCGCACCAAGCGCCGCCTCACTAAAGAAGAACGCCTCAAGCAGCAAACCGAACCGGATGACCTCTACAAAGAAGTCCCGAATCTGAATGTCTGGGCTGGCATTGGCATCGGTTACTCGCAGGCACACTTTCCGCTCACTCCAGACAACTGGACCAGCAGCCACACCAGAAGCCGCGTCAAGAACTACCGCGCCACCAAGGATTCCGTAAGTCTTTGGAACTTTATCGATGATGCCGACCCGTTTCTCTCCCTTTATGCCGGTATCACATGGCATGGATTTATCGGTGTGGAATTTATGTACCGCTATTCAAATCGCGACATGAAGACTGACAACTCGGATACGGTCTACCGTGAACTTGACCATTGGGATTTTGGACAACATGATATTGGCCTCAATGTACTCCTGTCCATGACATACCCAATCACACCATGGCTAGACATTACACCGCTATTTTTCCTCGGGTTCCAATACACATTCTACGTTGAAAATATTGAGCTTAAAAGCGATGTCAAAAAGCCCTCAAGATCTTACCAGTACCGCATCAAATTTGAAGATGTCTACAAGGGCGCATTACTTGGCATTGGAGGACAGTTCGTATTCAAGAAGCATTACGGTCTTGATTTACGAGCCGGAATTTCAAGCCGCGGCAGGGACATTTACGAAGCCCCCTCGCCCGATGCAGGCGCCGCCCCCACAACCATCGGAAAATCGACCATTGATTGCTTCGTAAGCCTCGGGTTTGAATACCACTGGACGCTATAACCCCCTGCTTTTTCACACCTCTCGTCTCTCGTCTCTCGTCTATTTTCTAAATTTGCGCCCCTTGGGCGCATTTAGCTCGGCTCGACCATGTCAAAACAACAAGTTGTTTTGCCGCGGCGCTCGCCTTTTGCTAAATTTGCGCTCACTATGAGTGACGAAATTAAAGAAGAAACGAAAGAAAGAGTAAATCCGTTTTTAACGCCTGTCAAAATTATCGAGCCCAAGAACAAGCTCCCCGATTATACGTTTGATATGCTTCCCGAAGAACAGAAGGCTATTCTCCGGGAACACGGCTGGACCGAACTGATGCCTGTCCAGCGCAAATCCATCCCTTACATGCTTGCCGCCCGCGATATGCTCGTGCAATCGAAGACGGGTTCGGGCAAGACGGGCGCATACGCCCTCCCGCTTTTGCAGGTCATTGTCCGTGACCATCCGTATCCGCAGGCACTTATCCTCGTGCCGACGCGAGAACTCTGCATCCAGGTGCAAGAAGAATTTGAAAAGCTCTCAAAGGGTACGGGCATCAAGTCTGTCGCCATCTTTGGTGGCGTAAGCTACGAACCGCAAATCAAGGCGCTCCGTTCCGGCGTACATGTCATTGTCGCTACTCCGGGCCGCCTTATGGACCATATCCAGCGCGGTAACGTAGACTTGCTTTCCATTCGCGACCTCGTCCTTGACGAAGCCGACGAAATGCTCTCAATGGGTTTCTACCCCGACATGCAGAAGATCCGCAAGTACTTGCCGAAGGCCATCTCCTGCACAATGTACAGCGCCACGATTCCGCAGACAGTTAAGAGCCTTGCCCGCGAATTCCAGCGCCCGGGTGCCGATTTCCTTTCGCTCAGCTACGACAAGGTCATCGCAAACAACCTCGAACACCGCTACTACACTTGCGACGTGATGGAAAAGGATTCCATGACCATCAAGGTTCTGGAATACTACAATCCTGAAAGTTGCATGATTTTCTGCAACTACAAGCGCGACGTGAGCTACCTCGAACAGGTGCTTTCCGGTTACGGTTTTGAAGTTGGCGCATTGAGTGGCGATGTGGCTCAGAGCCTCCGCGAAAAGACGCTCAACGCCTTCCGCGACAAGAAGCTCAAGATTCTCATCTGCACAGACGTTGCCGCCCGCGGTATCGACGTGGACCACGTGACGCACGTGATTGTCTATGACCACCCCGCCGACCACGAAGTCTATGTACACCGCAGCGGACGTACCGCTCGTGCAGGCCGCAGCGGTCTCTGCATATCGCTCATCACACCAGTCGAAGAAATCGATCTCCGCCAGACGGCAGTGGACTTCGGCATCAACTTCATCAAGATGGATCCGCTAACAAACGAAGAAATTGCGAAGAAGGTGAGTGAACGTACCAAGGTCCGCCTCGAAGAAGTCCGCAAGCACTTCGGCGGTCAAAAAGCAACTGAACGCATCAGCCGCATGCTCCCGCTCGTAAAAGAACTTGCGAACGGCACCACCGACGACCAGATGCTACTTGCCTACCTGTTAGATAAATTTGCATGGAGGAAGTGATTTAGACGAAAGAACGCCTGCTGCGGCAGGCTATAGACGAAAGACGAGAGATATAATTTGGCGGCGCAGCCGCGATTATAAAACTTCCTACCGCCTACTTCCTACTTCTAACTTTTAAACCTCAAAGCGAGCAACGCGAGCGACCTCAGACCCCAAAGCGCGAAGCGCGAGCTCAAAACCTCACAATGGCAAAAATCAAAGTAAAATCCGCAAAAGAAATCGAACTGATCCGCGATGCCGGCGCTCTCGCAGCCGAAACGCTGATCCGCGCGGGAGAAATGTGCAAGCCCGGCGTCTCCACGCTCGAAATCGATGAATTCATCGGCGACTACACTCGCCAGCACAAGGGCATCTCCGCCTGCATGGGCTATCACGGTTATCCGCGCTACGCCTGCATCAGCATCAACGAAGTTGTCTGCCACGGCATTCCGAACGCAAACACCATCCTCAAGGATGGCGACATCGTGAACATCGATATCACCACAATCCTCTCCGGCTACCACGGCGATACCTCCGCCATGTTCTGCGTTGGTAAGGTCTCTGACATCGCACGCGAGCTCGTCGATACCGCCAAGTTCTGCATGGAAGAAGGCATCCGCGCTGCAGGTGAAAGAGGCGCCCATTGGAACGACATCGGCTGCGCCATTCAGGACATCGCCGACGAACACGGCTTTAGCGTTGTCGAAGACTACTGCGGTCACGGCATCGGCCGTGGATTCCACGAAGAACCGACCGTCTACCACTTCCGTAACTACGAACGTTGCCCGTTCATCGAAGTCGGTAACGTGTTCACCGTTGAACCGATGCTCAACGTCGGTCGCCCGGGAACAAAGACGCTCTCTGACGGCTGGACGGCAGTCACCCGCGACGGTTCTCTCAGCGCCCAGTGGGAACACACCGTCGTGAAGACCAAGGATGGCATCGACATCCTGACGCTTCCTAGATAGACGAAAGAACGGGCTTCGCCCTACAGACTAAAGACGAAAGAAATGTAAAACGCCTCGAGCCATTCAACGCACGAGGCGTTTTACGTACAACATCTTTTGATGTAATGCTTTACAATAGTATTTTACTCTCCCCTATTTCCAAAATTTCAAAAAAGAATAATTTTGTTGACATGAAAACAACAAAACTTTCCGCATTCCCTCTCTCCTTGCTGTTCAGCGCAACATTGGCCACTGCAGCTGATTTCACAGGCAATTTCTTTGACGCTGATGGCGCTTACTACGGCCCGGACTGCGATAAAGAAAAAAACTATTCCGGCGCTTACTACACCGGTAATTACGAAAGCCCGTTCAAGACAATCTTGGGCAAGACCGATGAAGAAATCCAGGAAAAAATGGATCAGTTGTGGAATCACTATTTTAAGGGTGACAACAATTCCAAGGTCTATTACGACAAGGGTTCCGAAGCTTACATTCTCGACGTGAACAACAGAGACGTTCGTTCTGAAGGCATGTCTTACGGTATGATGATTGCTGTGCAGACCGGCCACAAAGAAGAATTCGACAAGCTCTGGAACTGGGCCAAGAACCACATGTGGCACAAGGGCGGTGGCTGGGATGGCTACTTCGCTTGGCAGCGCAACGAAAGCGGCTCCGGTGGTGACGACAACTGCGCACCGGACGGCGAAATGTACTTTATGATGTCACTCCTCTTTGCAGCGAACCGCTGGAATGACAGCAAGTACATGGACGATGCCCAGTACATCTTGAAGAAGATGTGGGACAACGGCCAGCACAGCCTTTTCAACCCGCAACATTACGTCATCACATTCCAGCCGCAGGGCAACGAAAACAACTTCTCCGACCCGTCTTACGACTTGCCGGCTTACGTTGATCTTTTCGCTCGCTGGTCCACCTCCAATCAGGATAAGTGGAGCAAGGCTGCAAAGGCAACGCGCGATCACTTGTACAAATCCTCCAA
Coding sequences within it:
- the map gene encoding type I methionyl aminopeptidase — its product is MAKIKVKSAKEIELIRDAGALAAETLIRAGEMCKPGVSTLEIDEFIGDYTRQHKGISACMGYHGYPRYACISINEVVCHGIPNANTILKDGDIVNIDITTILSGYHGDTSAMFCVGKVSDIARELVDTAKFCMEEGIRAAGERGAHWNDIGCAIQDIADEHGFSVVEDYCGHGIGRGFHEEPTVYHFRNYERCPFIEVGNVFTVEPMLNVGRPGTKTLSDGWTAVTRDGSLSAQWEHTVVKTKDGIDILTLPR
- a CDS encoding glycosyl hydrolase family 8, with protein sequence MKTTKLSAFPLSLLFSATLATAADFTGNFFDADGAYYGPDCDKEKNYSGAYYTGNYESPFKTILGKTDEEIQEKMDQLWNHYFKGDNNSKVYYDKGSEAYILDVNNRDVRSEGMSYGMMIAVQTGHKEEFDKLWNWAKNHMWHKGGGWDGYFAWQRNESGSGGDDNCAPDGEMYFMMSLLFAANRWNDSKYMDDAQYILKKMWDNGQHSLFNPQHYVITFQPQGNENNFSDPSYDLPAYVDLFARWSTSNQDKWSKAAKATRDHLYKSSNTKSGLFSDYNNFDGTPHGVSYNGNAEKYMYDAMRCAMNFGMDYYLFGADSARQEEMARRIIDFFEKDNYKHARFNWDGSNPQEQYTLGETGANAVAAMALINDSKYNDAVKKNLKMAWDANLMTGQYRYYDGLVHYLAMLHLSGTFKIWKPKPEVTEKQVTANEHNGVKIESDTTFYSFESCKLYKVNAKPETNAISAKVKLNNAVRVWSTNSAIVIENAAVGTKFAVTDVNGRVLASSKTSSAMQEVRINSRGNFLVIVGNKTYKVVK
- a CDS encoding DEAD/DEAH box helicase translates to MSDEIKEETKERVNPFLTPVKIIEPKNKLPDYTFDMLPEEQKAILREHGWTELMPVQRKSIPYMLAARDMLVQSKTGSGKTGAYALPLLQVIVRDHPYPQALILVPTRELCIQVQEEFEKLSKGTGIKSVAIFGGVSYEPQIKALRSGVHVIVATPGRLMDHIQRGNVDLLSIRDLVLDEADEMLSMGFYPDMQKIRKYLPKAISCTMYSATIPQTVKSLAREFQRPGADFLSLSYDKVIANNLEHRYYTCDVMEKDSMTIKVLEYYNPESCMIFCNYKRDVSYLEQVLSGYGFEVGALSGDVAQSLREKTLNAFRDKKLKILICTDVAARGIDVDHVTHVIVYDHPADHEVYVHRSGRTARAGRSGLCISLITPVEEIDLRQTAVDFGINFIKMDPLTNEEIAKKVSERTKVRLEEVRKHFGGQKATERISRMLPLVKELANGTTDDQMLLAYLLDKFAWRK